From a single Lolium rigidum isolate FL_2022 chromosome 7, APGP_CSIRO_Lrig_0.1, whole genome shotgun sequence genomic region:
- the LOC124673738 gene encoding protochlorophyllide reductase, which yields MALQLAPSTLSVPKKGSTMGAVAVKDTAAFLGVSSKTKKTMAVRTQVATAPTPVSTSPGSTTSSPGGKKTLRQGVVVITGASSGLGLAAAKALAETGKWHVVMACRDFLKASKAAKAAGMANGSYTVMHLDLASLDSVRQFVDAFRRAEMPLDVLVCNAAIYRPTARTPTFTADGHEMSVGVNHLGHFLLARLMMEDLQKSDYPSRRLVIVGSITGNVNTLAGNVPPKANLGDLRGLAGGLTGASGSAMIDGDESFDGAKAYKDSKVCNMLTMQEFHRRYHEDTGITFSSLYPGCIATTGLFREHIPLFRTLFPPFQRFVTKGFVSEAESGKRLAQVVGEPSLTKSGVYWSWNKDSASFENQLSQEASDPEKARKVWELSEKLVGLA from the exons ATGGCTCTCCAGCTCGCCCCTTCCACCCTCTCCGTCCCCAAGAAG GGCAGCACCATGGGTGCGGTGGCGGTGAAAGACACGGCGGCGTTCCTCGGCGTCAGCAGCAAGACCAAGAAGACGATGGCGGTGAGGACGCAGGTGGCGACCGCGCCGACGCCGGTGTCCACTTCACCGGGCTCAACCACGTCGTCGCCGGGCGGCAAGAAGACGCTGCGGCAGGGCGTGGTGGTGATCACCGGCGCGTCCTCCGGCCTCGGGCTCGCGGCGGCAAAGGCCCTGGCGGAGACGGGCAAGTGGCACGTGGTCATGGCCTGCCGCGACTTCCTCAAGGCgtccaaggccgccaaggcggcGGGCATGGCGAACGGGAGCTACACGGTCATGCACCTCGACCTCGCCTCCCTCGACAGCGTGCGCCAGTTCGTGGACGCGTTCCGCCGCGCCGAGATGCCGCTGGACGTGCTTGTGTGCAACGCAGCCATCTACCGCCCCACGGCGCGCACGCCGACGTTCACCGCCGACGGGCACGAGATGAGCGTGGGCGTCAACCACCTCGGCCACTTCCTCCTCGCCCGCCTCATGATGGAAGACCTCCAGAAGTCCGACTACCCTTCCCGCCGCCTCGTCATCGTCGGCTCCATCACCGGCAACGTCAACACGCTCGCCGGCAACGTGCCGCCCAAGGCCAACCTCGGGGACCTCCGCGGGCTCGCCGGCGGCCTCACCGGCGCCTCCGGATCCGCCATGATCGACGGCGACGAGAGCTTCGACGGCGCCAAGGCGTACAAGGACAGCAAGGTGTGCAACATGCTCACCATGCAGGAGTTCCACCGGAGGTACCACGAGGACACCGGGATCACCTTCTCGTCGCTCTACCCCGGCTGCATCGCCACCACCGGCCTCTTCAGGGAGCACATCCCGCTCTTCCGCACGCTCTTCCCGCCGTTCCAGAGGTTCGTCACCAAGGGGTTCGTGTCCGAGGCCGAGTCCGGGAAGAGGCTCGCGCAGGTGGTCGGGGAGCCCAGCCTCACCAAGTCCGGCGTCTActggagctggaacaaggactcGGCGTCCTTCGAGAACCAGCTCTCGCAGGAGGCCAGCGACCCCGAGAAGGCGCGCAAGGTCTGGGAGCTCAGCGAGAAGCTCGTCGGACTCGCCTGA